ATGCATCCCTGAGCATGTTGCTGCCAGtatcttggctttctctgcccaccGAAGCTGGATAAGAAAATCCGGAGACAGAGGCAAGAACACAGCAGGCtcctgcctccagaactgtgtcCCTGGCTCCATGAGGAACCTAGGGGATCCTATAGCTGGGGGCTCGCAGTGTGTGgttggagatgaacagaggcGTAAGGATCCTGCATGCTTCTCACGCTGTTTCAAAAATAGTCATCAGGCTGGCGTTGGGTAGCCCGGTCATTTGGGGCTGGCAGTCTGCTGGCCCAGCTGTTGGGTCCGTTGTCTTTTGTGGACTGTACTGAGACGTTCTTTCTATAATGCAGAGGAGAGAAAAACTCGAATGGGTGGTTTGCAGAGAGGGCGCTGTGACGCTGGGCCCCGCGTGCAGAATGTTTCGAGGGGCCCTTAGGTGCAGCATGGAATCCTCAAATCAGGTTTAATCTTTTGATAAAGAAACTTAGTTACAGACGGCAGATCAGGAACAGGTCAAGAACTGGAGGGAAAAAACAGCACGAcacctcttttttcttcttttttcccttattttactGCAACAAGCATGCCCCTCATTTGATCAACCTGGGTGGGGAGAGACTTAACCTGCAGTGTGGATCGATTCAGGGATTCTGGTAGGGGCTGGCCCTGGCCTGTAGCATAAAGCCTGCAGGAAGCCTGGAGACATAGACCCTGTGAGCGATGTCTGAGGCTCTCAGGGATGTCAGTGGTCTCGGTTGGTGCTGGTTGGTCAGCCTCTAGCAGGGGCCCAGGAAGGACCAGGTGAGGGTGGTGGGTGAGGAGTCAAGGAGGGCAGGGAagctggcccagggcaggggaTGCCGGAGAGTCCTGCCGGGCAGGCCGGTTCCTTCTTGTTGGTCCTAACTCACCAGGAAGTGCTGGGcctttcccctcttcctctccaCCTTCCTGTCCCGGTGCCCTCTTGGGGCTTTAACCTGGGCCCCCCTGAGGTCAGTGCAGCGGGACGCTGAGCCCTGAGAGGGGGAGACCAGGGTGGCTCCGAGGAGGCTCGTGTGGCCAGAAGTCTGGGGAGCAAAGGGACACAGCGCATCCAGGCTGGTGGGGCAGGGGTGCTGGCAGCAGAAAGGGCTATTCTTGAGCCTCAGGGCAGACAAAGGCCCTAAGGAAGTGCCAGGGCTGGGCAGTCCCCAGGGGGCTCTGGGACCCATTGGAAGCTCCACAAGGATGGGTGGATATGCCTCCATCCAGGATGAGGTTGGGGAGGGGCAGACAGCCCCTCCTGCTGGGACTAGCCCTCTGGGGGCGGCAGAGCCGGTGGGGGGCGTGGGggaaggcagggcagggctggtgggATGCAGTGGGAGCACGGTGGGGGATggtgggaaggagacagagggtgagaaggggagggggagcccTCGGAGCAGGGCGATCAGACCAGAAATGTGGTTCTGCCgcagcagggggaggggagggaggattGCTGGAGGCGGCAGCGAGCCCGGGAGGAGGGTCCTTCGGTGTGCCAGGTGGGAGATGGGGGCTGAGCCGTGGGGTGCCTCTGGCCGCGTGGCTCAAGGCTGATGGGTTGCTCAAGGCTGATGGGTTTCGGGAGCATAACCTGGAGTAAGAGTGGACGCGGGGAGAGAGTGAACGGAGGCAGGGTGATTCTGGGGTTCGGGGCCTGGATGGAAACAAGATggagaggcaggggtgggaggcaCTGGAGGGAAGGCAACTGAGCTGTGCGGGGCTCTGGCCAGGACGGGGGGACAGCTCTGGTTTTCCTCACGCCAGCCGCTTTGCCCACAGCGACATCCTTAGCAGCCCCAAGCTGTCGCCCGAGCTGCAGGGAGTCAGACTGGGGACCCTCCTGCCCCTGACCCAGATCTCGCTTTTGGAGGCCTCGTTCCTCTCCAACGAGGTGGTGAGTCCAGGGCCAGTTCTGGGAGGGGCTGAGGGGGGCCGGGCAGACAGGATGGGCGGTCAGGGAGCTTGACAGTGTCGCCCACCTGGGTTTCAAGCTACCCAGAGcgggcccctcctcctccccaggccaTCGTGAGGAAGTGGATGGCCCGAGCTCTGGAGCTGGAGTCAGAGCGCTGGACCAAGGATGAGGCCCCACAGAGGCTGGACGGCCGCTGCCACAGTGAGCTGGCCATCGACATCATCCAGGTAGCGCCCGCTGCCCTGCCTGCACTGGCCTCATCCCTGTGGGCAGACGCGCCtgccactgagcacacacccccTTGCTCCATGTCTTACCAgcgcccacccctgccccagccctagaGCAGGCGGGCTTCTGCTCAGTTTCACCCCCTACCCCTACAGCTCATCTCCCAGGTCCATGAGAATACCAAGAGCATCACCCTGGACCTGGGCACGCAGATAAAGCCCTTCTTGTTGGAAGAGCTGGCCAGGTTCCTCAGGAGGTAGGTGATGGGCATGCATGCCTGTAgcggggctgggggctgaggggtCCCTGCCGCCCCCTCTCTcagagccccagcccctcccttggGCCCCAGGTGGGGGTCTTAGCTAGACCAGCGCCCCCTCCCGGCCACTAGGGTGTCTGTTATTATGAGCAGGAGTCCTTGTCCCCCTGCACCACCCACCTGGGCGCTGAGAGCCTCAGGTCATCTgacccccacccgccccccaccaACCCCGCTCAGCAAAGCCCCGGGAAGAGCAGCCTCCAACTGCAAAGATGCCCCCCCaagggactgaggccctggccccCCTTCGGTGTTGCCCCCGGTCCGCGCGCCGAGTTCTCTTGGCTGCCCGCCTTCCCCCTTCTGCCTGCAGCTCTAGAGGGGCCTGGGGCTCTGCAGCGCCCTCTCCAGGAGCTCTGCAGGGGCCCTGGCCGCGCCGGGCTGAGCCTGTGAAGCCAGTTCCGGGATGCCTACTGCGCCCGCCGTGTGCCGCGGGGGCCCGCGTGTGGAGCGGGAGGCTGGCCGGGCGGCTGCGAGGCTGCCCTTGTCCCAGTGTTTGTGCTGCGCCTACGTGTGCCCTTTCCCTTCCACCAGCTACCAGCGCGCCTTTGATGACTTTCTGGAGCGATGCAGACAGCTGCGAAATTACAGGGCCAATGTCATCGCTACCATCAACAACTGCCTCCCTTTCCGGTAAGGGCGCTGGGCAGTGGGGGGAGTCACTGAGGCTGCCTGCCTGCGTTggtcgggggcgggggcggggggcgggggcggggcggggcggggggcggggggcggggggcggggggcggggcggggcggggcggggcggggggcggggggcggggcggggcggggccgggaagCCGGCGGGTGGTGGGGAgggcgggagggggtgggggtgcagaggggcgggccggggggaggtgcctgggatgggggaggcggAGGAGCAGCCTAAGCAGCGATGTTGAATTAAAATGAGCAGGGTGGAGAGGAAATGCCCGGGCTTACAGGGGCAACAGCAAGCATTTGTCTAGTGCTGGTGGGTCAGGCGCTCACGCACAGGGTTTCATTTATGCTGTTAGCAACCTTGTTAAGCAGATACAGTGACTGTGTCCATTGAACCATGAGCACCCTGACTATGGAGAGGCTGAGCCACTTGTCCTCAGTTAGAACAGGATGTGGTGTTAGGCAGGTGTTAGGTGGGAAGGCTGGGTCCCGCCTAGGGAGCCTGGATGGAGTGCCTTGGTCTTGCTCCCActgggacaggggagccagggagGGTTCTAGAGCGACGGTTTAGGGAGATTCGCCTGGGGCTCCCGGGCTGTCTGGATTTAGGGCTGCAGGCTGGCGTgacctccctgcctcctgtgctTCCAGGACGTCCGTGGAGCAGCAGTGGCAGACAAGGCCAGACCTCCGGAGCTCCCTGCTGAGGACCCTGAATGCGCTCCAGAGCCGTGGCTTTGATACCCTGCTCCAGAGCCTGTTTGGGGACCTGAAGGTAGTCCAGCCTCCCGCCCCGTGGCACGTGCTGAGTCTAGTGCTGGGGGGCCTGTGGGAGGGCCTgggagggtgggatgagggggTGGGCGGCAGAAGCGAAGACCTGGCTTGAGGAGGTGCAGCATGGGGCAGCTGCAGGGAGGCTGGTGGCCCCTGTGATGGGGCCATGGCCCGCCCTTGACGTCACCCCCTACTGCAGCCTTGGGCTTGGCCTCAGAGGGCCATTTAGGGCCCTGGGCTGCAGACGAGAAGCCTCAGCTCCCCTCCCTGTTTGGACTCCACCTAGTCCTAAGTTTGCCTGTAGTTTCCCCTGATGTCCCCAGGCCCTTGTGCCAGACCCTGCCTCCCAGCCGGGACGCTTAGAGCCTCTGGCGGCTCCCGCCACTTCTGCAGGGGCCAGGGCATCCCCAGAAACCCTTAGTGCCTGTACCGCAGGATGAGGCGGGGTCCTaagggaggaagaaggggcaCTCCTGCCTGCCATCCGGGGGAGCCCCCTTCACCCCAGTGCCCCGCGGCTCAGGGTAGCCAGGCGGTGACCCTGGACGACTCTGGATGACTCGGCAGGGTCATCATCATCATAGGCCCAGCCAAACACCAGGCTTTGTTTAtgcagaaatttatttatttaaggagGAGGATGGTGGAGAAGGCCTCAGGGCAGGCAGATGGCAGTGCTGGCTGGTCagccttggagaaggggatgcaAACCTGGCCTCCACTTCCTGCTGGAGCGCCCGAGGAGTCCTTAATATAACCCAACCCCTGTCCCGGccccgtgtgtgtctgtgcatgcgtGTCTACTGGGCAGGCCCTTCCTCTGCCGGGTGTGGCCACACAGCCTGACCCTCTCTTGTAGCCGCTGTTCAAGAGGTTCACGCAGACCCACTGGGATGCCCCCCAGCAGATCCTGGAGGAAATCATCTCCGCCGTGGCCGAGAGGATGCCTGAGTTCTCAGAGCTGCAGGACTGCTTCCAGGAGGTGAGGGGGTGCTGGGCTGCCGGTGGGGGGACACGCAGGCAGGCGTGTGTGTGGGCACACCCGGATGCGCTTTTTCACTCTGGCATCCGCCCCTCCCTGGACCCTGGCCTTCAGGGAGGTGGTGGGTTCCCATGGACCTGCCCGCTCGCCCACTCAGGAGCTGCTGGAGGCGGTCCACCTGCACCTGGTGAAGGAGTACATCACCCGCCTCTGCAAGCGGCGCCTGGTCCTCAAGACggcggagcagcagcagcagctggcggGGCTCGTCCAGGCCAACGCCCAGCACATCCAGCAGTTCTGCGCCCAGAACGTaagccccgcccaccccccaccctcccattGCGGTGGGCTGCCCTCCTGCTCCAAGCTCTTCACGGGTAGGATAGCCCCTCTGGGCCTCTCCAAACCTGATGAGGTCCGACCCGAGCCTCTCTGGGCCCCCGGGCGCGCTTCCGGGCAGGGCCAGCCTCTCTCAACAAGCCTGTGCCCGCAGGGCTCCCGGGCCACCTGGCTGCACCACGCCCTCCCCACGCTTGCCGAGATCATTCGCCTGCAAGACCCCAGTGCCATCACGATCAAGGTGGCCATGTACGCCATCTTGTACCCTGACTTCAGGTGAGAGCCGGGGCCTCCAGGACCCGGGGAAGGCAGCGTGGCCGTGTGGTTCCCCGCTGCAGTCGGAACCTTTGGGGTGTGCAGAGTGACTCCCTGAGGATGGGCAGAGCGCAGATAGATACTGGCCACTGTGCCCAGATCTTTATAGCGGCTGTTCACTCGGTCCTCGCTGCCACCTGCTGGGGCTGACATTCTTCGTCTCCGTCGTCCAGATGGGACCTGGGCGGTGTGAGGAATATGTCCAGGGTAACGTGGCTGGTCAGTCGTAGAGCCGAGACAACAAAGCCAGGCATCCGGCTCCACACCGCATGAGCCTTTCCTTCAGAGGGGGATCCGAGACCAGAGGGACCAGGGAGCTGCTGGAGGCCGTGGCACGTCCGTAGTGAAGCTGCGGTCCGCCGGTCAGCCTAGGGGTCCTCCGAGGCTTGACCTGTGTCCTGGGGCCTCTGTTCTAGAGTGGAGGCTCAATCCCTGACTGCCTGAGGATCTGGTGAGCCAGGGCAGCAGTCTCTGTGGGTTGAGTCCTCTGGTGTGGTCGGCCTGTCCCAGCATAGCCTGGTCCAGCTGCTGGCTGATCTGGTCCACCTGTTCAGCCGCCCATCCAGTTACAGACTCACCCGTCCATCTACCCATCATACAGGCCCCTGCTTACCCATCTGGACGCCCATCTAGCTATCCAGCCATCTGGTCACGCACTCATCTACCCATCTGTCCGTccttccatctatccatccatccacccatctagtCATCCACCTGCCCCCCTATCATCTATCCATTCACGGATCCTTGTGTCCACCCAGGCCGCCAGCAGTTATCAAGTGGTCTCCTACTAGCTACCGGCTCTGTTTAGGCACCAGGATGCAAGGAGGTACAAGGCACACCAGGCCTTCTGACAGACAGACAGTCAGATGAGGGTTAGCAATGATGAGGTCATCTGGCGAAGGAGTACTATGTGCAGGTTTTAAAGCTTGTTTAACCAAGGTTGTGAGTGGCGGGAGGTGCTGACTTTAGAGCTGGAAAATCTTCTCTGGGGAGGTGACTTGTTCTAAATTTTActgtttacttttggctgtgctgggtgtttgctGCTGCGTGAGCTTTTCTCTAGATGCAGCGAGTGGGGACTGCTCTCGAGTTGCAGTGCCCGGGCTTCTCATGGTAGTaacttctcttattgcagagcgcGGGCTTTAGGGCTTGAGGGCTcgtgagcacaggctcagtagctgtggtccatgggcttagctgcttggTGGTatttgggatcttcccagatcaggggtggaatccatgtctcctgtactggcagatgGCTTCTTGATGGGAGGTGACATGTTAGCCAAGTGCTAAGGGGTGAGAAGGAGCTGGTTATCTCAAGGGCCTGGGGACGAGCATTCTGGgaggaacagccagtgcaaaggccggACTGGGCAGGAGCTTGGCACCCTCTGGCGCCACTGTGGCCTGTGCCGCTGGAGCGCAGTGGGTTAAGCAGAGCGGGGCATGCTCATGGGCTGGGGTGTTGGCTGCCCATGAAGCCCAGGAGTCTGGGGAGCTGGGAAGGGGTGTGAACAGGGGTGTTGGTGAGCAGGCCGGAGTGATGGGACCCTCTCTTTGCCAGCAAAGACCACCTGAGTGCCATCCTGGCCATCAAGGGGAACCTGTCCAGCAGTGACACCAAGAGCATCGGGAGCGTTCTGGACAGCAAGACGGGGGCACACGAGCCCTCCAAGGCTCTATTTTCGCTTATAAAGGTTGGTTATCTTTTCCCGTGTCCTAACCTCCTTAGGAGCACCTGCCGAGCATGGGACACCACTCTGTTTAGGGGCTGTCAGACCAGCACCAGCGTCACAGCCCCATGCGGCCCCTCCGGGTGTCCTgccttctgctactgctgctgcccaGGCCTGGCTGAGGAGTGGGCCCCTGAGCCGCTGGAACTGGAACAGCTGTGTCCTGATGACCCCTCCTGTGGGGCAGGAGCCGTTGAGGGAAGCTCTGTGGATGAGAGTGGAGCTTGCATGCCCTGAAGGAGGGGTCAGGAGGGTGTGTGGCTCGGGGACCCAGCTCCGGGATCACCGCCTGTCCACGAGATCCTGCCCCACCTGCCTGAGGACCGCCCTGCTCAGGCTGGGTCTCCGGCCTCCCCAGCTCCTGAGCAGGCCCGAGCCTCACCCCTCCTGCCTGCTCTGGTCCAGGGCTGCGTTGAGCCGGCCTCAGCCTGTGAATGGAGCAGAAGGAagagctggaggagaaagggaaagatgagcTCCTGTCTGGGAAGGTCGGGGGGGACTGGAAAACGGCCTCTGGGAGGACAGGGCAAGTGGGGCAAAGCCAGTGTCCGAGCCCCCGACCCCTCTCATTCCCCTCGGTGTCCCCTGAGGATGGGCCTGGGATGGCCAGGACCTGCTGGGTTTTCTCCGGCTCTGCCTCCCCTGACAAGGGGCCGACCCAGGGATGCCTCTGTGGGTCCTCCCTGGAAGTCAGGCTGAGGTCGGGGCAGGAATATCTTGACCTCTGACCCCTTGGCCTCTGGGTCAGTTCCCTGTTGCCAATCTAACAAACTTCCACAGTTTGGGAGCCTAAAACGAGAACTTGTtttcagttctggaggtcagcagTCTGACGTGGGTGTGGTGGGCTGAGGCAGGCGGTTCCTCTGGAAACTCTGGCGGGGAAGTGCCttgctttttccagtttttagaGGCCAGCCTCCCAAGTTTCTTGGCTCGTGGGCCCCTTCCATTTCCAAAACCAGCAACGGCCTGTCAAATCCCTTTTGCATCTCAGCACTGCCCTCCTACTCGCCCCTGGTGGTGACCTTTAACCCACCAATGACCTTTGACCGGCCCAGGCACTCCAGGATCCTCTTCTGATGTTAAGGTCAGCTGATTATTAATTCCACCTGACAACCTTAAATCCTCTGCTGTGGAAACTAACATAGTCAGCGGCCCAGGGGTTCGGATGTGACATCTTTATGGGGTGGACATTATTTTGCCCACCACAGCCTTCACCCATCCCCTGCCCTGTAGCGTGCCTTATCCTCCCCAGGAAAGCAAAGGTTCACTCACCCTCCTCGGCCTGGGGCAGTTGAGACGCAGGCGTGACCCACCCCGCCTGTGCCTGCGGGAACGCCCCTCTGTGACTGGGTTTGTAGCCGGCTCTCTTGGACTTGTCCCCCTCTTTCCAGGTACTGTGGCCAGAAATTGGCCCGTGTAAATGGTTCACGAAGGCCTTTGTACGTTTGTAGAAGTTTGCAGGTTTGATGTTATTATTTTATGATAGTAtgcttttgtatgtttttttaagaACAAACTCTTGGTTTTCATAGCTTAATATAAAGCTGATTTCAAAAGTGGCTGTGGAGTGATTTCTCTTGGGAGAGGTTTTCTCAGCCTCTTAGTGTCTGCAGACTCTGTCCTCCATCGCCTCCTGCCCACCTCTCACCTGTGAGCGTGACCTTTGGGAGGGTCTGCTGTGGGCCAaggcccctcactccacccttcAGTGTCCTCACCTGGAGGTGGTGATCACGAATCTGTCTGACTTCCCCCACAGTCCTTTACAGAAGAGGGGGACGGCGACATTTCAGCTCCATGCATCGGGCCCAGTGGGAACTGGCTCTTGTATTCCTAGAACTGACCTCGAAGGGCCCAGCTGTGATCACAGCTGGCCCCAGCTCTCCTCCACACCCGCATCCTGGCCCAGGATTTAGAGAAGGGCAGAGTCCCTGGGAGGCAAAGGGGAACCTTGGTGAACTCATTCCAGAGAGCTGGAGGCTtgttggggtgggggcgggggagggatgACTATGCCGACGGTGGGCGGAGTCTGGGGTCCAGCTGGAAAGGCCTGGACATCAGCGGCTGGAGCCTGAGGGAAGGCCGTTTGGGATGAGATTCGGGTAGGATGGACCCACTGATCGTGGGGAGCACCCAGGGGAGGGTGAGGGACAGGCCACCCCCGGCTGAGCTCCAAGTGTGGGCCCTGGGCAGGTTGGAGCCTCGGGGTAGGGGTATGGCCGCCGAGTTCTCCCTGTGGAGCatgggaggagagggcagggggaggggagagctcATGGAAGCTGAGGACCAGGGGGAAATTTTCTGATCCAGGCAGATATTCATGGACCAAAGAGAATGGATTTGGGCCCCAAAATGCATAGGGTGCTGAGATGCACCCCCCCAGCCTCCCTGCAGCAGGGTGGGCCAGGGTCCAAGGAGAACAGATGCGGTCAGAGACGGGGCCCTGGGGTCGGGGAGCGGGCCAGGTGGACTCCATGCTGGCGCTGTGGGGAGTGCCATCCATGCTGTCCCTGTAGGAGGGGGAGAGCCGCTAAGGTCCCGCGGGGTCACCAGCTCGGGCCCCTCCACCAAGGGCTCTGCATCAGTAACTTCCTGGTCACAGAAGGAAAATTCCTTTAAGGGAAGGATTCTCCCCAGAGGCGAGGAGTGGGTCGCTGGGCAGAGGGGACAGAGGGCAGGTCGCCCCGGCCCCATCCAGGCTCCTGTGAACTGGCAGGGAGGCCACAGTCGGCGGTGGGACAAGCGTGGATGGGACCCTCCAACCCCACCCTGTCCCTGcaggggggcagtggggagggtggCCCGGGCTCTCCCTGAAGGGCTCACATCCCTGGGAGGCCCGGAAGGAACAGGGAGCAAGTTAATAAACAGTCCAGGTTCAAGTGCGGGGCAGATGGCCTGGGGTGATGCAGCGGTTATGGGGGTGGGGCAGTCCCGCTGTGGCCACGGCGGTACTCACTGGGGGGCGGGGGCTTTTGGAGGGGGCACACGCATGTGCGCAGAGCGGGGAGGGGCAGTGCCCGAAGGGAAACAGCCTAGGACCGGGGAGGGGCTCGGGTTTTAGGGAAAGAAAGAGCTCAAGGCAGGGTTGGCCGGGAGTGGGGAGTCAAGCAAGCCCCCCCGAAGCGGCAGGCTGGCGCCGAGGGGGCCTTGGTTGGGGCTGGGCCTTGGGGTCCACTCACTCCACTCACTCACTGTAAAGGGG
This window of the Budorcas taxicolor isolate Tak-1 chromosome 21, Takin1.1, whole genome shotgun sequence genome carries:
- the LOC128066514 gene encoding tumor necrosis factor alpha-induced protein 2-like, with the protein product MLSFKDRKPNLLTQGSLGDRRDLVFPSLHLGVSLCGPPPSLGPTLLKGVRVSAAVSCSSGSSPVSAHHVFLGPQATRVKRRTQQNGGWGCGRIPASAQPLAPCDCSGPRFSLCAMGQQPSSGPSPRVPGEVAPDRDQEEAGMKKSNVLATQHGFFTKGRKKKGQPSLAETEGEPEPSPRPPAQLPTVEELKADLERGRLEAAGPLLALELELQEAAAGLASEEELVRRQSKVEALYALLRDQVLGLLRRPLEAAPERLRQALAVLAEQERQDRAAAAAGPPGCPGLAATRPRGWLQLWRDGVAQAAAERLSRRPPADAEGRTEAERAFLHMGRTMKEDLEAVVERLKPLFPADFHVVAAYAESYHAEFAAQLAALTQLELCPRDTSMLLLWVQNLYPNDILSSPKLSPELQGVRLGTLLPLTQISLLEASFLSNEVAIVRKWMARALELESERWTKDEAPQRLDGRCHSELAIDIIQLISQVHENTKSITLDLGTQIKPFLLEELARFLRSYQRAFDDFLERCRQLRNYRANVIATINNCLPFRTSVEQQWQTRPDLRSSLLRTLNALQSRGFDTLLQSLFGDLKPLFKRFTQTHWDAPQQILEEIISAVAERMPEFSELQDCFQEELLEAVHLHLVKEYITRLCKRRLVLKTAEQQQQLAGLVQANAQHIQQFCAQNGSRATWLHHALPTLAEIIRLQDPSAITIKVAMYAILYPDFSKDHLSAILAIKGNLSSSDTKSIGSVLDSKTGAHEPSKALFSLIKVGYLFPCPNLLRSTCRAWDTTLFRGCQTSTSVTAPCGPSGCPAFCYCCCPGLAEEWAPEPLELEQLCPDDPSCGAGAVEGSSVDESGACMP